GTCAGGTGCATGACCTGCTGCCAGTCGAGATGGGAAAAGGCGTTGAAAAATTCCATGACTTTTCCTCCTTAATTGAGTGGGTGCTGGCGCAGGAAATCGGCGGCCACGGTGGAGGGGCTTTCATGGTCGACATCCACCCGCGCATTGAGCTGGCGCATGGTCTCGTCATCGAACAGTTCGGCCAGCGGCTTGAGCTGTTCAGCCAATTGCGGATGGGCATCGAGAAACGCCTGACGCACTACCGGGGCGGCGGTGTAGTCCGGGAAGTAGTGCTTGTCGTCTTTAAGCAGCTTGAGCTTGAAGGCGTTGAGGCGACCGTCGGTGGTGTAGACCAGTCCGGCGAACACCTGGCCGTTGCGCAGCGCGGTGTACACCAGTCCGGCGTCCATCTGGCGGATGTTCTTGCGCGTCAGGTTCATGCCGTAAAGCTGGACCATGCCGCCCAAGCCATCGGAGCGGTTGGCGAACTCGGTATCCAGGGCAACCAGGTGGTTGGTATCCGCCTCGTCACGCAGCGCCTTGTTGAGGTCGCTGATGCTGTTGATCTGCGGGTACTCGTCCGCGACGTTTTTCGGCAGGGCGAGGGCGTAGGTGTTGCTGAATTTCGACGGGGTGAGCCAGACCAGGCCTTTTTTCGCGTCGAGTTCTTTTACCCGGGCGTAGGACTGTTCGCTGTCGAGTTTGTCAGTGACATGGTTGTAGGCCACCAGCGACACGCCGGTGTATTCCCAGAGCATGTCCAGTTGTCCGCTTTCGTGGGCGCTGCGGGCCAGGTTGCTGCCCAGGCCGCCGGTCACTTGAACGTCGTAGCCCTTGGTGCGCAGGTATTGCGAGGTGATTTCCGCCAGCAGGGTCTGTTCGGTGAACACCCGGGCGCCGATGCGGATCAGCGGTTTATCGGCGGCGTGGGCAAATCCTGCGCACAGCAGGACGCAGCCCAGTAAAAAGCTTGATGTTTTCATGAGTATTCCTTTGCCGGGGCTTAAGACGGGCGCAGCCCGCGTTCGAGCCAGAGGCGGCTGGCGCCTGTCACCAGGCCGTCGAGCAACAAGGCCAGCAGCGCGGTGCAGGCTGCGCCGAGCAATAGCTGCGGCTGATTGTTCAGGGCGATGCCGGGGAAAATCAGGCTGCCCAGGCTGTTGGCGCCGATCAGGAACGCCAGCGGCGCCGTCCCGACGTTGATCGCCAGCGCCACGCGCACGCCACCGATGATGATCGGCACGGCGTTTGGCAGTTCGACTTTCCACAGCACCTGGCGCGGGGTCATGCCGATGCCGACGGCGGCTTCCTTGAGCGAACCCTGGACGTTTTTCAGGCCTTCGTAGGTGTTGCGCACGATGGGCAGGAGTGAAGCGAGGAACAGGGCGAAGATCGCCGGGCCACTGCCGATCCCGAGCACGCCCAGGGCAATGGCGAGTACCGCCAGCGGCGGAATGGTGTTGCCGATGTTGAAGATCTGCATGAAGCGTTCGGCACGCGCGACGCGGGTCGGACGGCTGAGGAAGATGCCGGCGGGGAGGCCCACGACAAGGGCGGCCAGCATGGAGGCGAGGACGAGTAGCAGATGAGCTTGCAGGTAAAACAACAGATCGTCGCGGTAATGTTCGATCGTATCGATGCCGATCCAGTGGATCAGCAGGGCCAGAAGGGCGATTACCAGCGCGCCTCCTATCAGCCCTTTGCCATGGTGGATAGCCACAGGCGGACTCCTTTTTTTCAGTCGGCGAACGCAGTCCCGTGTGGCAGGCCATCATTGGCTGCCGGGCAGGGCGTTCGCGAGAAGCAGCTCATGCCGAGCGCGTTCTACTGTAGGAGCGAGCCTGCTCGCGATGGACGTCAACGATAACGCGGGGCATCTGGATGCAAGCGTTGTCTGGACGTTTTTCGCGAGCAGGCTCGCTCCTACAGGTGAATGCGTACGGCTTTTCGAGCCATGAGCACAGCCTCGTCAGGCCGTTTTGCAGGTGTTGCTGGCCCCCGACGAGTGGTCGTAACAGGGGAGTGGACGTCTCCGTGCTTTAAAAGGTTCCCATCTGAAGCAGCATTTGGCCACCCCTAATGTGCTCAACGGTTCGGTTCTTCGTTCAACTTGGGCTATAATCTGCGCCCTTTTTTGAATCACCTGCCAGGCGATTTCCCATGACCAAACAGGCCGCCGAAGTCGCGAAACGCCGCACTTTCGCCATTATTTCCCACCCCGACGCCGGTAAAACCACCATCACCGAAAAGCTCTTGCTGATGGGCAAGGCGATTGCGGTGGCCGGTACGGTGAAATCCCGCAAGTCCGACCGCCATGCCACCTCCGACTGGATGGAAATGGAAAAGCAGCGGGGTATCTCGATTACCACGTCGGTCATGCAGTTCCCGTATCGCGAGCACATGATCAACCTGCTCGACACCCCGGGCCACGAAGACTTCTCCGAAGACACCTACCGCACCCTGACCGCGGTGGACTCGGCCTTGATGGTCCTCGACGGCGGTAAGGGTGTAGAGCCACGGACCATCGCCCTGATGGACGTCTGCCGCCTGCGTGACACGCCGATCGTCAGCTTCATCAACAAACTCGACCGTGACATTCGCGACCCGATCGAACTGCTCGACGAAATCGAAGCGGTCCTGAAGATCAAGGCCGCGCCGATCACCTGGCCGATCGGTTGCTACCGTGATTTCAAGGGTGTGTATCACCTCGCCGGCG
This genomic interval from Pseudomonas putida contains the following:
- a CDS encoding glycine betaine ABC transporter substrate-binding protein — translated: MKTSSFLLGCVLLCAGFAHAADKPLIRIGARVFTEQTLLAEITSQYLRTKGYDVQVTGGLGSNLARSAHESGQLDMLWEYTGVSLVAYNHVTDKLDSEQSYARVKELDAKKGLVWLTPSKFSNTYALALPKNVADEYPQINSISDLNKALRDEADTNHLVALDTEFANRSDGLGGMVQLYGMNLTRKNIRQMDAGLVYTALRNGQVFAGLVYTTDGRLNAFKLKLLKDDKHYFPDYTAAPVVRQAFLDAHPQLAEQLKPLAELFDDETMRQLNARVDVDHESPSTVAADFLRQHPLN
- a CDS encoding ABC transporter permease; its protein translation is MAIHHGKGLIGGALVIALLALLIHWIGIDTIEHYRDDLLFYLQAHLLLVLASMLAALVVGLPAGIFLSRPTRVARAERFMQIFNIGNTIPPLAVLAIALGVLGIGSGPAIFALFLASLLPIVRNTYEGLKNVQGSLKEAAVGIGMTPRQVLWKVELPNAVPIIIGGVRVALAINVGTAPLAFLIGANSLGSLIFPGIALNNQPQLLLGAACTALLALLLDGLVTGASRLWLERGLRPS